Proteins encoded in a region of the Rutidosis leptorrhynchoides isolate AG116_Rl617_1_P2 chromosome 9, CSIRO_AGI_Rlap_v1, whole genome shotgun sequence genome:
- the LOC139868911 gene encoding MLO-like protein 9: MAGGGRGLDETATWSVAMVCAIIVILSIMLEKILHHIGHYLKERHKNGLLEALEKIKTELMILGFISLLLTFCQNYIAAVCVSKVLTKDFLPCKKRPDIEPTADDDDDAEADTRRKLLWYNHSRRLAGDGPPKECKPGYEALITVSGLHQLHIFIFFLAVFHVIYSALTMIAGRKKIREWKSWEKDILQQQAAAHDPSRFRLTKETSFVKGHATGTGFPIVFYVVCFFRQFFTSVGRSDYLTMRHGFISVHLAPGSQFNFQKYIKRSLEDDFKVIVGISPLLWSTAVLYLFANVQGTHAMVWLSLFPVVIILAVGTKLQAIIAQMATEIQERQSVIQGIPLVQVTDKHFWFQDPTLILYLIQLTLFMNSFEITHFFWIWYEFGLDSCFHEKPVLQYGRVLIGMAVQVLCSYGILPLYALITQMGSKMKRSIFDDQTSKALKSWHKHATKKRSQSGRLPTKSLKLNSQSGNAQAHVAPPNTATNSPTVAASVEIQQDKQKSSSSSTTPNLL, encoded by the exons ATGGCAGGAGGAGGTAGAGGATTAGATGAAACCGCCACGTGGTCCGTGGCTATGGTTTGCGCAATCATTGTTATACTTTCAATAATGTTGGAAAAAATCCTTCATCATATTGGACAT TATTTAAAAGAACGACATAAAAACGGGCTACTTGAAGCATTGGAGAAGATTAAAACAG AACTTATGATCCTTGGATTTATATCACTGCTTCTGACATTTTGTCAAAACTACATTGCCGCCGTTTGTGTTTCTAAGGTTCTTACGAAAGATTTCTTGCCTTGCAAGAAAAGACCCGATATTGAACCAACggctgatgacgatgatgatgccgAAGCAGATACCCGTCGCAAGCTTTTATGGTATAATCACAGTAGACGTTTAGCAGGAGATGGCCCACCAAAAGAATGCAAGCCT GGATATGAGGCTCTTATAACCGTCTCGGGATTGCATCAACTTCACATATTCATTTTCTTCCTAGCCGTGTTTCATGTTATTTATAGTGCTCTAACTATGATTGCTGGCAGAAAAAAG ATCCGTGAATGGAAAAGTTGGGAAAAAGATATCTTGCAACAACAAGCAGCAGCACATG ATCCTTCTAGGTTCCGCCTTACAAAAGAAACATCTTTTGTTAAAGGTCATGCCACCGGTACCGGATTTCCAATAGTATTCTATGTT GTTTGCTTCTTTCGCCAATTCTTTACGTCGGTTGGTAGATCAGATTACTTGACCATGCGTCACGGGTTTATCTCT GTTCATTTAGCCCCCGGTAGTCAGTTTAACttccaaaaatatataaagagGTCACTCGAAGATGATTTTAAAGTGATTGTGGGAATCAG TCCATTATTATGGTCTACTGCGGTCCTCTATCTGTTTGCTAATGTTCAAG GAACACACGCTATGGTTTGGCTATCTCTATTTCCTGTTGTT ATTATATTAGCAGTCGGAACAAAGCTTCAAGCGATTATAGCACAAATGGCAACTGAAATTCAAGAAAGACAATCTGTAATACAAGGCATACCTCTCGTGCAAGTCACCGACAAACATTTTTGGTTTCAAGACCCGACGCTAATCCTTTATTTGATTCAGCTCACGCTCTTCATG AATTCATTTGAGATTACACATTTCTTCTGGATATGG TACGAGTTCGGACTAGACTCTTGCTTTCATGAAAAACCAGTTCTTCAATATGGTAGAGTTTTGATTGG AATGGCTGTACAAGTTTTGTGCAGCTACGGCATCCTTCCACTCTACGCTCTTATTACTCAG ATGGGATCAAAAATGAAAAGGTCTATATTTGATGATCAAACATCAAAAGCTTTAAAAAGCTGGCACAAACACGCAACGAAGAAAAGGTCGCAATCTGGTCGTCTTCCTACAAAAAGTTTAAAGCTAA